AACtagaattttttcaatttccttttccaccacttttttcatttcaaattttttttaatctaatttgGATATTTTAGAAAAGAATTGCCAAGttaaaagagaagataaatttTGATCCTCTACGTTAAATGAATACATAACTAAAATTTAGTGCAATTTTTTTCTAGTCGTGTATACATTTTAACTAATGTATTAATCaagtatttgataaaataaatataaatacaataaattttCGAAGAAATCTGATTGTATACtttaaaaggagaaaaataaataaagaataaatttaGTTGCTAAAATTGTATGATTATCTTCTATTTTGGAAGTAATTATTAATATGTTTATCATCTTAATCAAGATTAAGACATATCAttgatttattaaatttcaatcattgaTTTATATTTGTGGCATATGTCTTTGATCTAAATAAGATCTTGGGGAACCTAGAGGAGCTGAATTCAATACATATATGCCTTAACATTTCCGGAGGAGAAAGAGTAAATAAATGGTGAACTcacaaaatattcttttatgcCTGTTCAATAGAGAGTAGAGACAAAAAAGCTTGAGTTTGGAACCTAAAGGACAAACgttttttttttgccaaatttCAAAAGGGCAATAAGAAAATGGTAGAAACCAAAGGGATAAAAGTTGTCACAACCCAAAGTACTCATGTCACATGGCATATAAGACTCCGAGAGGTTCTACACAACTCACttgacatatatatacacaatatcgtagtaaaaaaaaaaagaaatctcaTAACAAGTAAAGAGTTTGACTTAAAAGCGGAAATGTACTGAAGTCTTGACAAATTATCTATTACATCAAAAAGAGTAGCCTGGACGTGGCCCGTACAATACATACAATATTTGAAAGTAAAACATAAAGAcataagaaaaacaataaaggtGACACCGTCCTCGGAGTATGAGAATTCACTTAGTTTTCAAGTCACTAGAAAGATCAACTAGCCATGAACGGTAATAGAAGGAGCATCAAACCCTATATTATGAAACAATGTAGGAACAAGCATGTATTAGTACATGAAATGTACCAAATATGGACAACATACATAAAAGTGTTATCATCATAAGggcaaataataaaaaacatgaaatgTATGACTAAgctaaaaatattgaaatcttTAAAGAACaatcataattataaacatggtcaatgtatctaaaaattatgagaaaaaCGGCAATACAAAGTTATACGAGATCATGTAATAAGtttaaatcatttcattttaaTGTGTAGGAGAGAGCATTAACTGACATAAAACCATGAGAACTAATCATAGAGTTCAATGTATTACCCCATTGAAGAGGGCCCTAATTATCTAGTCAAGACATAAATGATCGTTTTCATACTTTGAGACTTGGGTACTCGCCATTAGTCCCTCTCAAGACCTCAAACATTCAGAGTCATGGGTACTCGCCTCTATTCTCCTTTCTTACATATATACTATCCTATATTATATTTGGATGTATTGTAATCTAAACCATTTTTGATCAATTCGTTGGGCTATCAATTTCTCTTTGTGATTGAGGGGgttcaaaaaatttatcttatttataCACTGTAATTTTTTGCCGAAGGGGTTCGGGTGAACCCCCTGGAACTGCTTGGGTTCACGAGAGCCAAAACTCATCATGAGATACTTGCTCGATTGAAGGGATAACTGACACATGGGGAACCTCGTGATCCATATTTGCACCAATATTTCTCATAACTATGTTGTTCGAGGGGCCATATCGTGAAAATGTTGGATAAGGATTATAAGAGAGACATATAGAGTTAAAATCGAACAAATGAATTTAGAATGATGAAAGAAGTGGAGCTTCCTAAACTCTGTGTAGTCTCCTATTCATAAATGTGATGAACAAGAATCTCTCGATTCATAAATGTGACTCGCTTCATACTCATGAACAAGAATTTACTTTGTCTGCTTCAATTTTACTAGAAATAATCAACGGAGGAGCTAAACCTTTTTGCAACAGTTATACCTTTAGGCCAAAAAAGTCGTCTTCTACTATAGAAGGAATTAATGTGTATAATGTAATCCCAATCACTTGACCAAACGTTACTAGCCATACTTAGACCATTTACTTGTAGTGAtgcatattataataatatatcatctaccaaaaaaaaaaggatattgTTTGTAAGTATGTTATTAGTAAttagtttaggatttagggGAGATGGGCAAATAAGGTAAAATAGAGGAGGTGTTAGAGTAATTTAGAACATAAAAAGACAGATGCAGCCGTTGCAAATGGAGTTAGTCGtatatatctttattttatatagatagatagagagagaggagagagagagagagtcagAGGACAGCTATTGAGTGCAGAGCAGAAGATTCTCTGAGCAGCAACTTCTCTCTGAAATTCTTTCTACCTGTAAGTATTTTTTGATTCTgctttcaagtttttttttttttgaattgaaaatggTGGAAAATTCAAGTAATAGATCTGAAGAGGATAACCTTGGTGGAGGTGGAAATGATTTTCTTGGAAAATCAGTTCTGGAAATGGATGGTGGTTCAAGAATAACTCCTCCTAGCTGCCACCAAGAGTTGACTCTTAGTTACCTTTGTGAAAACTCGAAACAACTTGGGTTTGTGAGCTATAAAGGGAAAGAAGTAATGGAGGAAAGTAACAAGAGATGGGTTGAAAgggattttcttcaaattaatgAGAGTAGTTCTAGTAAAGGGGTTAATGGTAATGGTAATGGGAATTCATCTAGACATGAGGAGGCAGAAAAAATTGAAACCCCTCTCAACCTTTCTTTGGCTTTGCCTGATGTTTCATTGTCTTTGGCTGGTTCAAATAGATTCGATCTTCAACCATCATCGCATAACAATACTCATTCCGCTTCATTGTCATGCTCTTATTCACACCCTTTTTCCCATAATATGAGTTGCTCTCTTACTCGGAATTCGACTGATTTTTCTGTTGATCATATCTGGAACTGTGGAGAAGGGACTAATGGTTCAGTTCATAGCCGATTTAGGCCAATTCCTACCAATCAAGCTTTACCTAAGGAAACTTCAGATAACATTTCATTTTTTCCATCTGAGTTGCCTGCAAGACCACCAATTGATGATTCACAAAGTCCAGTTAAGATTTCAAGGCCAGAAAGAATCCTTAGAGAAATTGTTTCTGAATCTATTCCTCTTATGGCTCAGATTATGCAAGAGCTTCCTCATGAAACAGTTGAATCAACGAAGGAATACTTGAGGAATCTAATTGAGAGGAAAGATGATCATTTAGTTGTCCTTCAGAACAGATTGAATAGGAGATGCGATCTTACAAACGAAACTCTAACAAAGTGTCACAAGACTCAACTGGAGTTTTTTGTTGCAATAAAAATGGGTGTTGGAAGCTTTTTATCTTGCAAAAAAGTTATACCAACAAGTGAATTGGTGGAAATTTTCTTACTTGAAAGGTGTCGAAACATAAAGTGTATGAGGGCTTTACCTGTTGAGGACTGTGAATGCAAGATATGTTCAACAAAGAAGGGATTTTGCAGTGAATGCATGTGTCCAATATGTTTGAATTTCGATTGTGCAAGTAATACTTGTAGTTGGGTAGGGTGTGATGCTTGTTCACACTGGTGTCATGCTGTTTGCGGTATTCAGAAGAATCTCATAAAGCCAGGTCCAACCGAAATGCAATTTTACTGTATTGGATGTGGACATGCATCTGAAATGTTTGGATTCGTTAAAGATGTCTTCACCTCTTGTGCAAAAGACTGGGGTAAAGAAACGTTGGTGAAAGAGCTTGATTGTGTTCAGAAAATTTTCCAACGGAGTCAAGATTTTAAAGGCAAGGAGTTGCATCTTAAGGCTGATGAATTGCGTATCAAGCTACAAAAAAACATGATTTCTCCTCAAGATGTCTGCAATTTCATCATtcacttttttaattgtaaGTACTacataactttatttatttctcaatACATCATAGCTAAAGCATTACTTTTCGTAATTTACAATGTATATTTACCATTAATACTTTGGATATGAAGAATGAAAAGTTGTGATCCGACCTCTATATCCGCACACGTATTGGACACCCGCACCCGAGTCCGAGTAACTTAGGTTTTACCTAgcaaatgaaaatataatgaaatgaatagaGTTGCACTAGTCAAAAGATGGATTTTGTTCGAGTCTACGGAGCAGACCATTATATTTCCAGTCACCAACTACCAAGCGACACAGGGGATAAAGGCTGTAATCAATCTGCTTAGAGACCTTCCTTCTTCTTGTTTACGCCATCTATTGTACTAAAAAGCTTGACCATTGAAGATGCAAATTTTATTACTCATTTTCCTTTGCATGACCAGAAGGTAAGGCTCCTTTTGCCTCTAGAAGAAACAAATTTCGAGGATAAAAATCATTTCTTCAGGTGTTCTAGTTAATGATTTCCATATTGCTTTCAGTGACTGAGCAACAAAGCCTCCTGGAAGTAAGAATAACAATATCGTATATTTTGGAAATTAAGTGGCTAAAGTGTTTCCTCTGTTTTCAACTGTTTAGTATAGTAATTCTGAAGAATTTATTTACCAGAGAAAGTCTGtttgtttaaattaataagaACCTTTGGGAAATCATTTACTCATAGGCAGGTTTTGTGTTTTAGTTCTGATCTATCAATGATGTTCTTAATGAGCATGAGCTGAtgattgtttgtttgttttccGGAAGGGTATCTAATTtcaatttaacttttttcttcGATTAACAGACACAGAAGGTCTGACAGAGTTTCCTGATAAAGACTTTAGTGGTAGAAAAATAGATGTTGTTTCTCTTCCTGCATCTACTTCCGTTGCTCCGAAATCTTCCCCGTACAACATAAGCTCTTCAAGTGGAAGAAAAGAAGTGATATTTGATGAACATCATCAGCAGAAAGATGTCAAGGCATCCTTCATGGCTGGAAAAATAGTTGAAGATGAATGGTCAGTGAAGCGACTAAAGAAGGATGAGCTTGCTAGCTTGGAAAGCATTGTGCGGATCAAAGAAGCAGAAGCAAGGATGTTTCAGAATCGAGCAGATGATGCTCGGCGAGAGGCAGAGAGTTTTAGACGAGTGGCTAGAATGAAAAGTGAGAAATTGGATGATGAGTATTCAGAAAAACTTGCTAGACTGTGTTTGCAGGAGACTGAGGAAAGGAGGAGGCAAAAGTTGGAAGAGCTTAAAGTATTGGAGAATTCACATTGTGATTACTACAAGATGAAAATGAGAATGGAATCTGATATTACAGGTTTGCTTAAAAGAATGGAAGCAACTAAGCAGTTGTGGGTTTAACAACAAATATTTCAGTATTTATGTAGTAAGTAACATTGGCAAACTAGATGACATATATATGCTAGTGACTTctgtttcttcttgttttagACTTCACCTAATTCCTTGATTGTGTAAGTTGAATGTTGGTGAACTATTGTAAAAGCTTGCGTATTTTCGAATTTCGTTTTCGCTACTTTGACTGCTCAAGAGTAAGTATAGCCTTGAAAGAACTTGATCTTTTCCAAAGATTGAAACATTATGCAAAACATCCTATCTTTTTGCATGGTTTTTGGAACAAGTGTTGCCCTCTGTGATGTCCTGAATTTTCCAAGGTTGCTTACCAGTATATACagacaaacaaaaattattttcaagtataatgtattgataattataaaaatagtatatagTCGTATATAGATGATGTGTAACTATACATAAATGGTCATATGTATATGTGCTAATCCATATGTATATTTAATGTATCGATATTGTATAAATAGTATATAATCGTGTTAgatgatatataattatgtatcaGAGATGTTTATACATTGTTAATACAATCAAGTATACATTgcaaatcaaattttttttttcaattccaaCCAATTCAAATATCCTATAAACAAACAGTTACAAAAATTTAGACAAGAGTTCTTATTAATGTTATTagtcttttgatatattattcaGTGAAAACAATTTATGTTTGAGTCATGGACAAGCTtggaatatgaaagaagaacGAGGAGCAGGAAGGAAGGAAGAAACATGAAAGCAGCAAACAAATAAGCGCCAAAAGGAAATTTAGCAGCAAAAAAGAACTGCTCTTCAAATCGAAAATGGTATAATGATCAATAATAATTACGTtcttttgagtatttttttttttacctaatggacgttttgtttaattttaccCTTTATAACTTATAACTTAGTCCTATTGTTGATTTCAAAATTGTCACAACCTGCGAACCTACCATAGACATGATCAATGGCGGAGCTAGAATTTTGTCTAAAGGgtgttaaaatttaaagaaataaaattttataaaagccAAGGAgtgtcaataaaaaataattttattctagTTACATAATGTAATTTTCCGACGAAGAGGTGTCGGTCGACACTCCTTCACTACAGGACATGACATGGCACTTAGAACTAGAGATGACAATGGGGTGGTACAGGACGGGAGCGGAGCGGATTGAGCTTAACTCGTAAAATTTTTAATCCCCCGCCTcgcaaatttttttatttttaattttcaatcaCCCCTCCCCGCCCAGCATAGACCCACTCCGCATGAACATGCCCCAcatacttttataatattttcttttctagttATATTTGATActgaaaataaattcatttttttcattgtacTAAATTTAAGAGGATAgtgatttaattgtattttttagaggtcaattgaaaaatatgtaagaaattgaattattttttatcgaaTCATTTTCATTTACCATTATGAATGTTTTAGTAGATTTAAAgaaattatcttaataaataatactCTATCACTCTTATaacatgtaaaaaattaaaattatatttaaaccCACGTAAAATCACAAACATGTGTCTATGATCCTATGTCATAAAACAATGTAGCATCCAAGGTGGACAGTGTGTCAAGTACTGATATGTAACCCAGGGAAAAGGACAAAAAATTAtagatacatataatataacCATAAAGAAAAGACAAAATCTAAGTGCAGACCTGCTAGCAACAATTTCtgtaagcaaaataaataatagaaaatgtgtgtttttattgatgaatcGTGTGAATACAATTTCGTTGTTCTCTTAATTCTTTTCTCCTAAACTTCTTCGAGATTTGAGGGCCTTTAGTAGTGTACTATTCGAACTATTTGATGATGTGGTTGATCTTTGAAAACTTCAGAAAATACTTCGCCGTTTCAAGTCGGTCTCCAAGAAGAACTTTGTTGGTCATTCCTTCGAAGAGCTATGTAGTTGGTGTTCTAGCTTTCTCCAATCCTTACAAAATGCTAGTTGAAGAGTTTTATGAAAATTCCCTTAAATGTCATGTTtatcccctatttatagttgtagGTAGAGGTGTGCAAAAATCGAACCGATCAATAAAATCGAATCGAAAATTGTTATTTGGTTATTGAATTAACGGTTATTTAATAGGTTTAGAAAACCAATTATTGGGTTATCGCTTTGATATTGGTTTTTTAATATTGGGTTATTGGATTAACCGATAatccaataaaaatataataatttactcttttatttttagtcatACATAAATATCAAACAAACTAATCACTAGACTATAACTGTAAGGACCCTACACAATTAGCATTACAAATTAACTTGATCTCTGCATGTACCCTTTAGGTTTTAGTATTACTTTAGTCTTTAGGTTCACAACGTCAAAAACCTAAAGAACTAAAAATGATGATGCCTAGGGTTTGCAACGACGACGACAAGGGTTAGGCGATGACTAGGATTTTCAATTGTGAGTATTTTCTATACTTTTACTACACTAAGAAGAATTTTGCACTCAATGAGTAACTAGATTagtctctttttattttgcgTTAAATTATTGGACAAgtcatatattaattttgaaaatattttcttattggttAAACCGAAAATCGAACCATTAAAAACCAAAATCGATAAACTGAAAATCTATAACAAACATCTTATTGATTTGGTTATCGATttagcatatttaaaaattgaaaaccgATAATTCTTAAAATCGAATAGAACCGACAGATACACACCCCTAGTTGTAGGGGTGGACAAGGTTGCTAATGATTGGACAAAAGATGTCCTTTTGACACTTGGCGGATTGTGATTGATTCTTGAATTTGACTGGATTATTACATCATCTCGACACATGGTGTCACCTTGTTAGTCTTGGATGCCTAGTCACTAACACATGTCATGAGTTTGGGCTTCAAGGTGGAATTAACCTTGGACTTGAACTCAATAAAATGGACTTAATCATTTATAAATCTAAAATTATTCATTCAATCCAAATTCACATGGATTTAATTTAAACTTTGTATGAATTTTAATCCAAGAAAATTTATGTTTCTGAAAATGCCccttatttcaaaatttgttgaCTTGTAGGCTTGTCAAACTTGATGACGATACTGAAGTATTcatgaatatgtttttattttttgagactTGTCGACGTGAAAGCTTGCTGAATTTGACGATAAAAGTCAAATTCCTCAAGAATGCGTTTTCATTTTTGAGACTTCTCAATGTGTAGGCTTGTTGAAACTTGACGAAGATAGTTGAAAtctttatgaatatattttcttgAGACTTCAAAGTATTTATTTCTTGTCATTGCATTCTAACTATGTTACTTAAAATGATTTGTTTACGGTCggttcaatttatttaattttttaaaaaatattcttgctCGACAACTATGTGACCCCtgtatattaatttgaaatggATGGATCTTGTGAGCGAAATCGTTAATGTTATTATTGTCGCAAGAAATTAGGAAACAAGAAACTTGATTAGAATAACCAAGTAAAGAAATATTGACTTTCCTTTGATATCCAAGTTAATTAATGAATCTAAATTAAGGTATTCTTCTTTCCTCAACTCTTTGGTTCATCCTTTTCATATTGGTGCAGTTTCAAAAATGGGCAGTAAATCAATtaactcaaataaaattttcttcttcaacatttaCTTTGACATTCCTTGTGGAAAGATTAGAAATCTTTCACAAGGATATCTATATAATCCTCTCCAATGCACAAATGATTTTCATCACATAATACTTCAGACGTTGCAAAAATAAGTCGTCCGAGTGTGTTTAATTGTTCATCTGCGACAACAATTGATTTTATCAAATTGAGAGACATTGCCTTCATCATTTCTCAAAATCTTCAAGCAAAAGTACTTTATGTATTTTCTCAAGTAACTATAAAGCTTGTTTAACAGTAACCCATTTTTTATGTTTCAGCTTTGTGCGTCTGTAGTGTAAAATCGTAACTCATTACAGAAAAATTGAAATCGCAAACCATTTGATATTTTATGAAGCTAAAAACATGAATctacaacataaaaaaaatagcagCCAAATTCCTCTTCCATTGCTACACTTTTGATTAGGGGTGTAAAAAATGAGCCCAAATATAGTTAATTCGCCAATAATTTTAAGGGTTGGGCTcaagataatttaatttgattcaatGTAAATACATTCAAGCCTTAACCCATTTTAAGACCATTCTTATTGAGCTCaatttaatattcaattttaaCCCATTTTAAAACTCTTTATTTACATTTATGTAATGTATGTTCCTGTATTAAAGGGTAGGAACTAGTAATTTctatctattttatattttttaggatTATCTATccatttgtaatttttttataaaaaatctttAGTTGAAATTCAAATCgtggttataaaatttaaataaaagtattataaaattattgagattaaacATGTCAAATTGGGTAGGTCATGACCCAACTTAACTTTGAGCCCAAGGTAAACTTTGGCGGGTCACCCTACCATGTTTCTAttccaactcattttaatatctcaaatttcaatccaaATTGCCCAT
This DNA window, taken from Solanum lycopersicum chromosome 5, SLM_r2.1, encodes the following:
- the LOC101244187 gene encoding protein OBERON 3, encoding MVENSSNRSEEDNLGGGGNDFLGKSVLEMDGGSRITPPSCHQELTLSYLCENSKQLGFVSYKGKEVMEESNKRWVERDFLQINESSSSKGVNGNGNGNSSRHEEAEKIETPLNLSLALPDVSLSLAGSNRFDLQPSSHNNTHSASLSCSYSHPFSHNMSCSLTRNSTDFSVDHIWNCGEGTNGSVHSRFRPIPTNQALPKETSDNISFFPSELPARPPIDDSQSPVKISRPERILREIVSESIPLMAQIMQELPHETVESTKEYLRNLIERKDDHLVVLQNRLNRRCDLTNETLTKCHKTQLEFFVAIKMGVGSFLSCKKVIPTSELVEIFLLERCRNIKCMRALPVEDCECKICSTKKGFCSECMCPICLNFDCASNTCSWVGCDACSHWCHAVCGIQKNLIKPGPTEMQFYCIGCGHASEMFGFVKDVFTSCAKDWGKETLVKELDCVQKIFQRSQDFKGKELHLKADELRIKLQKNMISPQDVCNFIIHFFNYTEGLTEFPDKDFSGRKIDVVSLPASTSVAPKSSPYNISSSSGRKEVIFDEHHQQKDVKASFMAGKIVEDEWSVKRLKKDELASLESIVRIKEAEARMFQNRADDARREAESFRRVARMKSEKLDDEYSEKLARLCLQETEERRRQKLEELKVLENSHCDYYKMKMRMESDITGLLKRMEATKQLWV